One segment of Onychomys torridus chromosome 3, mOncTor1.1, whole genome shotgun sequence DNA contains the following:
- the Mrps25 gene encoding 28S ribosomal protein S25, mitochondrial, with translation MPMKGRFPIRRTLQYLGRGDVVFKESVKVMTVNYNTQGELGEGARKFVFFNIPQIQYKNPWVQIMLFKNMTPSPFLRFYLDSGEQVLVDVEAKSNKEIMEHIKKILGKKEETLREEELEKQRQSHPANFGPRKYCLRECMCEVEGQVPCPGLVPLPKEMTGKYKAALKAST, from the exons ATGCCGATGAAGGGCCGCTTCCCTATCCGCCGCACGCTGCAGTACCTGGGCCGCGGGGATGTGGTATTCAAGGAGTCGGTGAAGGTCATGACCGTGAACTACAACACGCAGGGGGAGCTAGGCGAAGGCGCCAG GAAATTTGTGTTTTTCAACATCCCTCAGATCCAGTATAAGAACCCTTGGGTGCAGATCATGCtgtttaagaacatgacaccatCGCCCTTCCTGCGGTTCTATCTAG ATTCTGGGGAGCAAGTGCTGGTAGACGTGGAGGCCAAGAGTAATAAGGAGATCATGGagcacataaagaaaattttgggcAAGAAAGA GGAGACCCTCAGGGAAGAGGAACTGGAGAAGCAGCGTCAATCTCATCCAGCCAACTTTGGCCCCCGGAAGTACTGCTTGCGGGAGTGCATGTGTGAAGTGGAAGGTCAGGTGCCCTGCCCTGGCCTGGTGCCCTTACCCAAGGAGATGACAGGGAAGTACAAAGCTGCTCTGAAAGCCAGCACTTAG